One part of the Mariniblastus fucicola genome encodes these proteins:
- a CDS encoding carboxyltransferase domain-containing protein: MLELNPATGPAIQAQDFGDFLLLRLADGMASSISTIGRVIFESKLDFVDEVIVTEVEICLAVNESFSRERLRELELLDFSSAETAETVTHELPIHFADDFPDWDRIRSHTDLERNTYIERLLQCDFQVAMAGFLPGFVYLSGLPKELQVPRKENPANRTLPNTFAVGGKYAGVYSLPSAAGWNCIGQIAKQILDPDRVPPLLLGQGDSVRLIRCDLSEFESQCRENKTGSQQLACDSPRGDRGTLRFEKPGMLTLIQDRGRFGFAYYAIPRGGAFDAKSADVANAIVGNSEDSAVIECHFVAPTIHFDSDATICLAGADMQWRVDGQAVRRNQTIQISAGSTLSGSKAISGCRGYIAIHGTIETSQSFGSSSCYLPGKFGGNEGRPFSVGDVLQWTRPTNATFPIRVDVLSSESDDSIPLQPGPEFGWLDEASKQRLLSGEFSIDVNSDRMGARLNGPKLNARQPQLPDSVPLLPGMIQLTPSGQCIVVLQDGQTTGGYPRVGYLNPMAISRLNQTPIGHPFCFEMTDSD; encoded by the coding sequence ATGCTTGAACTGAATCCCGCCACCGGGCCAGCGATCCAGGCCCAAGACTTCGGCGACTTTCTGCTGTTGCGTTTAGCCGACGGTATGGCGAGTTCAATATCCACGATTGGTCGCGTTATCTTTGAATCAAAACTGGACTTTGTCGACGAAGTCATCGTCACGGAAGTCGAAATCTGCCTGGCGGTCAACGAATCCTTCAGCCGTGAAAGACTTCGCGAACTTGAGCTCCTCGATTTTTCCTCAGCCGAAACCGCGGAAACTGTTACGCACGAATTACCGATCCATTTCGCCGATGATTTTCCGGACTGGGATCGAATCAGATCGCATACGGATTTGGAACGAAATACGTACATCGAGCGACTGTTGCAATGTGATTTTCAAGTCGCGATGGCAGGCTTCTTGCCCGGATTCGTTTACCTCAGTGGTTTGCCGAAGGAACTACAGGTTCCACGCAAAGAGAACCCGGCAAATCGAACACTGCCGAATACGTTTGCGGTCGGGGGCAAGTATGCCGGAGTGTACTCGCTGCCAAGTGCGGCAGGCTGGAACTGTATCGGGCAAATCGCAAAACAGATTTTGGATCCAGACCGAGTCCCTCCGCTTTTGCTTGGGCAAGGCGATTCAGTCAGGCTGATTCGATGTGATCTGTCCGAATTTGAAAGCCAGTGTCGCGAAAACAAAACAGGTTCGCAGCAACTTGCATGCGATAGCCCTCGCGGGGACCGTGGAACGCTGCGATTCGAAAAACCCGGAATGTTAACGCTGATTCAGGACCGAGGGCGTTTCGGGTTCGCCTACTACGCAATTCCGCGAGGCGGAGCGTTCGATGCGAAGTCCGCGGACGTCGCGAACGCAATTGTGGGCAACTCGGAAGACTCCGCTGTGATCGAATGCCATTTCGTGGCGCCAACGATTCACTTTGATTCCGATGCAACAATCTGTTTAGCCGGCGCTGACATGCAATGGCGGGTTGATGGCCAGGCAGTGCGGCGGAACCAAACGATCCAGATTTCAGCCGGCAGCACATTGAGCGGCTCGAAAGCAATCAGCGGTTGTCGCGGATACATTGCGATTCATGGCACGATCGAGACCAGCCAGTCGTTTGGATCCAGCTCCTGCTATTTACCTGGTAAATTTGGAGGAAACGAGGGCCGACCGTTCTCAGTCGGTGATGTGTTGCAATGGACCAGGCCGACCAATGCGACGTTTCCGATTCGAGTCGACGTTTTGTCTTCCGAATCCGACGACTCAATCCCGTTGCAACCCGGACCAGAATTCGGGTGGTTGGACGAAGCATCGAAACAAAGACTGCTGTCCGGCGAATTCTCGATCGATGTGAACAGCGATCGGATGGGAGCAAGACTAAACGGCCCTAAACTGAACGCACGCCAGCCACAATTGCCAGACAGCGTTCCTCTTTTGCCGGGCATGATTCAACTGACTCCCAGCGGTCAATGCATCGTCGTGCTACAGGACGGCCAAACGACAGGCGGATACCCTCGCGTGGGATATCTGAACCCAATGGCCATTTCAAGGCTGAACCAAACGCCGATCGGCCACCCCTTTTGCTTCGAGATGACCGATTCAGATTAG
- a CDS encoding DUF6655 family protein, producing MPSHRFLNAASLLAVAILFTGCTTTRTTDTARTGMEQLLISNAVDQTLDKVALPAVAGRKVFVDDKYLEAVDKGYIMGSLRQRLMTAGALVVDAKDGSDMTLEIFSGGVGTDNVESYLGVPGLTVPGMPVEIPEVRVYEKKSQFGTAKLGLVAYATTTGEMLYDSGRTLARADDSRWSVMGVGPFQEGSVREEVNRSTGSTDFTARVANSVDDLKIR from the coding sequence ATGCCATCCCACCGATTTTTAAACGCTGCCTCCCTGCTGGCCGTTGCTATTCTGTTCACCGGTTGCACAACGACGCGAACGACTGATACCGCACGAACCGGTATGGAGCAGTTGCTGATTTCAAACGCCGTCGACCAGACTCTGGACAAGGTCGCGTTGCCAGCCGTCGCTGGACGCAAAGTTTTTGTCGACGACAAATATCTGGAAGCCGTCGACAAGGGCTACATCATGGGTTCGCTGCGACAACGCCTGATGACGGCCGGTGCTCTCGTTGTCGATGCGAAAGACGGATCTGACATGACGTTGGAGATTTTCTCTGGCGGAGTTGGAACGGACAATGTTGAAAGCTATCTCGGAGTCCCGGGTCTGACGGTTCCAGGAATGCCGGTTGAGATCCCGGAAGTGCGAGTTTACGAGAAAAAGAGTCAGTTCGGGACGGCGAAGCTGGGGCTGGTTGCCTACGCGACAACGACCGGAGAGATGCTCTACGACAGCGGACGCACGCTGGCTCGGGCAGACGACAGTCGCTGGAGCGTGATGGGCGTTGGGCCGTTTCAAGAAGGCTCGGTTCGCGAGGAAGTCAACCGAAGCACGGGATCGACCGACTTTACAGCACGCGTTGCGAACTCGGTTGATGATTTGAAAATTCGCTAG
- the rlmN gene encoding 23S rRNA (adenine(2503)-C(2))-methyltransferase RlmN, with product MSTSKTQLIGLDLAGLGDVLREIGIPDKQISMRRSQLWNWMYVRGESDFANMLNLSKDLRATLSKHCSVDRPEIVTEQISRDGTRKWLLRFAPDSPGGQSVEVETVYIPESDRGTLCVSSQVGCSLTCTFCHTGTQKMVRNLTSGEILAQVLVARDCLADFPGQVADPATIAPREGKKVSNIVMMGMGEPLLNFENVKQALLIALDDDGLAFSRRRITLSTSGVVPAIYRTGEEIGVGLAISLHAVNDELRDVLVPINRKYPIAQLLKACEVYPGVSNTRRITFEYVMLDGVNDSLADARGLVEMLREIPSKINLIPFNPWPGSEYKCSSRKKIDRFASYLNKHGYVSPVRTPRGQDIMAACGQLKSASEKESKRKSLVEIDSQ from the coding sequence ATGTCGACATCGAAAACACAACTCATCGGACTCGATCTGGCCGGCCTTGGCGACGTCCTACGCGAAATCGGAATTCCGGACAAGCAGATTTCAATGCGCCGCTCCCAGCTTTGGAACTGGATGTACGTTCGCGGCGAAAGCGACTTTGCCAACATGCTCAACCTGAGCAAGGACTTGCGAGCCACGCTTTCTAAACACTGCAGCGTCGATCGGCCCGAGATCGTGACCGAGCAAATTTCGCGAGACGGAACTCGAAAGTGGCTGTTGCGATTTGCTCCGGATTCGCCCGGCGGGCAAAGTGTCGAAGTAGAAACAGTTTACATTCCGGAATCAGATCGAGGCACTCTTTGCGTTAGCAGTCAGGTCGGATGCAGTTTGACTTGCACGTTCTGTCACACCGGGACGCAAAAGATGGTTCGCAATCTGACTTCGGGCGAGATTTTGGCCCAAGTCCTGGTGGCTCGGGATTGTCTGGCTGACTTTCCCGGTCAAGTTGCTGATCCGGCAACGATTGCTCCGCGTGAAGGCAAAAAAGTTTCCAACATTGTGATGATGGGAATGGGCGAACCGCTGCTGAATTTTGAGAACGTAAAACAGGCTTTGCTGATCGCACTTGACGACGATGGTCTGGCGTTCTCCCGTCGCCGCATCACGCTTTCGACTTCGGGTGTCGTTCCTGCGATCTACCGGACCGGCGAAGAGATTGGAGTTGGGCTGGCGATTTCTCTGCACGCGGTGAACGACGAATTGCGAGACGTTCTGGTTCCGATCAATCGCAAGTATCCGATCGCTCAATTGCTCAAGGCATGCGAAGTTTACCCAGGCGTTTCGAATACGCGGCGGATCACGTTCGAGTATGTGATGCTCGACGGCGTCAATGATTCGCTCGCCGACGCCCGCGGACTGGTCGAGATGCTCCGCGAAATTCCGTCAAAGATCAATCTGATTCCATTCAATCCCTGGCCGGGCTCAGAGTACAAATGCTCCAGCCGAAAAAAGATTGACCGGTTTGCGAGCTATCTGAACAAGCACGGATACGTGTCGCCCGTTCGGACTCCGCGCGGACAAGACATCATGGCTGCCTGTGGCCAGCTTAAATCGGCTTCGGAAAAAGAGTCGAAACGCAAAAGCCTGGTCGAAATCGATTCTCAATAG
- a CDS encoding LamB/YcsF family protein — translation MNHSAIEINCDVGELSRAIDDAILPLVTACNVCCGAHAGDIELIQGTIREAIRLGVNIGAHPSWPDRDNFGRVSLEISTDELRSSLSQQIEMVKEHVESCGGTLKHVKPHGALYHDVLHREELGELFIEVVLGFDSNLAVYGQAGSTFANQCAKHGLRFVHEAFGDRRYESATKLRSRNHSDALIESDTDFREHFQRLINGQVLDVHGRLSQIPVETICLHSDTPNAIAFARLAREIIGKQNA, via the coding sequence ATGAACCATTCAGCTATCGAAATAAACTGCGATGTCGGTGAGCTAAGTCGAGCAATTGACGATGCCATTTTGCCACTGGTGACCGCGTGCAACGTTTGCTGCGGGGCACACGCTGGCGACATTGAGTTGATTCAGGGAACCATTCGCGAGGCCATTCGACTGGGCGTCAACATCGGCGCCCACCCATCGTGGCCCGACCGGGACAACTTCGGACGCGTCTCGCTGGAGATTTCGACAGATGAATTGCGCAGCAGCCTGTCGCAGCAGATCGAGATGGTAAAAGAGCACGTTGAATCCTGCGGTGGAACGCTCAAGCACGTCAAACCTCATGGTGCGCTTTACCATGACGTGTTGCATCGCGAAGAGCTTGGAGAACTGTTCATCGAAGTCGTTCTAGGATTTGACTCCAACCTTGCGGTGTATGGCCAAGCAGGCTCAACGTTTGCAAACCAATGCGCCAAACACGGTTTGCGGTTTGTCCACGAAGCTTTTGGAGACCGTCGCTACGAATCGGCGACCAAGCTTCGATCCCGGAATCACAGCGACGCCCTGATCGAAAGCGACACTGATTTTCGCGAACACTTTCAACGTCTGATCAACGGTCAGGTTCTTGATGTGCACGGACGCCTCTCCCAGATTCCCGTGGAAACAATTTGCCTTCACAGCGACACGCCAAACGCGATCGCTTTCGCCCGATTGGCTCGTGAAATCATCGGCAAACAGAATGCTTGA